A genome region from Arachis duranensis cultivar V14167 chromosome 8, aradu.V14167.gnm2.J7QH, whole genome shotgun sequence includes the following:
- the LOC107461494 gene encoding LOW QUALITY PROTEIN: ETHYLENE INSENSITIVE 3-like 3 protein (The sequence of the model RefSeq protein was modified relative to this genomic sequence to represent the inferred CDS: inserted 1 base in 1 codon) has protein sequence MGEIEEIAIDVCSDIDVDDIRCHNIAEKDVSDEEIEAEELERRMWKDRIKLKRLKEKQKIAAQQAAEKQKPRHTTDQARRKKMSRAQDGILKYMLKLMEVCKARGFVYGIIPEKGKPVSGSSDNIRAWWKEKVKFDKNGPAAITKYEAECLAMSEADNNRNGNSQSTLQDLQDATLGSLLSSLMQHCDPPQRKYPLEKGIPPPWWPTGNEDWWIQSNLPHNQSPPYKKPHDLKKMWKVGVLTSVIKHMSPDIAKIRRHVRQSKCLQDKMTAKESAIWLGVLSREEALIRQYSTDNGTSGITEVXSNYDVDGVDDGAGSVSSKEDRRNQVTDAEPSDNSRRNSIQEKDQAEKQPRRKRPRLRSNTTNKLPPQPHNETLQVEPVSTLPSENQTEAQVVGQIHGNERGNDTDTSMRLVDRGPEVPAQLPATGFDHFSYLHSNNLVPSESMYMSGRQLHYPEVQNPDMHQGTNYNIYNPVAGYDPSHDGQQLQPGNDEPMQPDNAVSMQPEHNMKGDEITGDLQYFGKDAFQNELDRPIDHSFFGSPISSMSLDFGGFNSPPFHLDDFLGDDEMIQYFGA, from the exons ATGGGAGAAATCGAAGAAATTGCAATTGATGTTTG CTCAGATATAGATGTTGATGATATTAGATGCCATAATATAGCGGAGAAAGATGTCAGTGATGAAGAGATTGAAGCAGAAGAATTGGAGAGGAGGATGTGGAAGGATCGAATTAAACTCAAAAGACtcaaggaaaaacaaaagaTTGCAGCACAGCAAGCCGCAGAGAAGCAAAAGCCGAGGCATACCACTGATCAAGCTCGGAGGAAGAAGATGTCCAGAGCACAAGATGGTATTCTTAAGTATATGCTGAAGCTTATGGAAGTCTGTAAAGCTCGTGGATTTGTGTATGGAATCATTCCTGAAAAGGGAAAACCGGTGAGTGGTTCCTCCGATAACATTAGAGCTTGGTGGAAAGAGAAGGTAAAGTTCGATAAGAATGGCCCTGCTGCCATAACAAAGTATGAAGCAGAGTGTCTTGCTATGAGTGAGGCAGATAACAATCGAAATGGGAACTCTCAGAGCACTCTCCAAGACCTGCAAGATGCAACACTTGGGTCACTCTTATCTTCTTTGATGCAACATTGTGATCCTCCTCAGAGGAAGTATCCATTGGAAAAGGGTATTCCCCCACCTTGGTGGCCAACCGGGAATGAAGATTGGTGGATCCAATCAAATTTACCCCATAATCAGAGTCCTCCTTATAAGAAGCCgcatgatttgaaaaagatgtggaaAGTGGGAGTGCTAACTTCTGTTATAAAGCACATGTCACCTGATATTGCAAAAATAAGGAGGCATGTTCGCCAGTCAAAATGCTTGCAGGATAAGATGACAGCAAAGGAAAGTGCAATTTGGTTAGGGGTATTAAGTCGAGAAGAAGCTCTTATTAGGCAGTATAGTACTGATAATGGTACGTCTGGAATTACAGAAG ATAGCAATTATGATGTTGATGGCGTTGATGATGGTGCTGGTTCTGTTTCTTCTAAAGAAGATAGGAGAAATCAAGTTACAGATGCTGAACCATCAGATAACTCGCGAAGGAATTCTATTCAAGAGAAAGATCAAGCTGAGAAACAACCCAGGAGAAAAAGACCTCGATTGAGGTCAAATACCACTAACAAATTACCACCACAACCTCATAATGAAACTTTACAAGTTGAGCCAGTAAGCACTTTGCCCAGTGAGAACCAGACAGAAGCTCAGGTGGTTGGGCAGATTCATGGAAATGAACGTGGTAATGATACAGATACTTCTATGAGACTAGTGGATAGAGGACCTGAGGTGCCAGCTCAACTACCAGCAACTGGGTTTGATCATTTCTCTTATCTTCATTCGAACAACTTAGTTCCCTCGGAAAGCATGTATATGAGTGGGAGGCAATTGCACTATCCTGAGGTGCAAAACCCCGACATGCATCAAGGAACTAATTACAATATTTATAATCCAGTGGCAGGGTATGACCCTAGTCATGATGGACAGCAGTTGCAGCCCGGAAATGATGAACCAATGCAGCCAGATAATGCAGTCTCTATGCAACCAGAACATAATATGAAAGGAGATGAAATTACTGGAGATTTGCAATATTTTGGTAAAGATGCATTCCAAAATGAGCTTGACAGACCTATAGATCATTCTTTCTTTGGATCGCCAATCAGTAGCATGTCGTTAGATTTTGGAGGATTCAACAGTCCACCATTccatttggatgatttcttGGGTGATGATGAAATGATCCAGTACTTTGGAGCATAG
- the LOC107461446 gene encoding pre-mRNA-splicing factor ATP-dependent RNA helicase DEAH7 (The sequence of the model RefSeq protein was modified relative to this genomic sequence to represent the inferred CDS: added 23 bases not found in genome assembly), which yields MEKNGVVDIDKTTETMEPEKSTGGGLYVPGKDRVVYVPQERKSRLGLDALAIAKREGSQNDGVFKVPKPRTISIAASAEDVDKSESAVIEDESGLGGTASKDRRANTRYRKSTNESSQAESSVTEDHDADSHGTRSKEHRGSDVPASPSGYERENYRNERRHHRDESRSGSRRVQHVDNFESKEPYFERDSRSRYGHEYNRNRERYSERDSRSRYDHERGRSKEPYSERDSCSRYDHEYGRKRSRYEGSRRTPGRSDWDDGQWEWEDTPRRDSVSSSRHHQPSPSPMFLGASPDARLASPWSGGNTPYSSSPWDHVSPSPVPIRASGSSVKSSTSRHSGRSHQLTFSSGTSSSYEDEVTDKSEFGEEHKYEITESMRAEMEYDADRAWYDREEGSTMFDGGDNSSLFLGDEATFQKKEAELAKRLTRRDGTKMSLAQSKKLSQLTADNAQWEDRQLLRSGAVRGTEVQTEFDDEEERKVILLVHDTKPPFLDGRVVFTKQAEPIMPIKDPTSDMAIISRKGSTLVREIREKQSSNKSRQRFWELAGSKLGDILGVEKTAEQIDADTATVGEQGEIDFKEEAKFSQHLKKEEAVSDFAKSKSIAEQRQYLPIFSVRDDLLQVIRENQIVVVVGETGSGKTTQLTQYLHEDGYTIKGIVGCTQPRRVAAMSVAKRVSEEMETELGEKVGYAIRFEDVTGPNTIIKYMTDGVLLRETLKDSDLDKYRVIVMDEAHERSLNTDVLFGILKKVVARRRDFKLIVTSATLNAQKFSHFFGSVPIYHIPGRTFPVTTLWSKTPVEDYVEGAVKQAMTIHITSPPGDILIFMTGQDEIEAACYALAERMEQMVSSSKKAVPKLLILPIYSQLPADLQAKIFQRAEDGARKCIVATNIAETSLTVDGIFYVIDTGYGKMKVYNPRMGMDALQVFPVSRAAADQRAGRAGRTGPGTCYRLYTESAYLNEMLPSPVPEIQRTNLGNVVLLLKSLKVDNLLDFDFMDPPPQDNILNSMYQLWVLGALNNVGALTDLGWKMVEFPLDPPLAKMLLMGEQLGCLEEVLTIVSMLSVPSVFFRPKDRAEESDAARERFFVPESDHLTLYNVYQQWKQHDYRGDWCNDHFLHVKGLRKAREVRSQLLDILKTLKISLTTCWPDTDIVRKAICSAYFHNAARLKGVGEYVNCRTGMPCHLHPSSALYGMGATPEYVVYHELILTTKEYMQCATAVEPQWLAELGPMFFSVKESDTSLLEHKKKQKQEKTAMEEEMENLKKMQAEIERKQKQEEKEKLAKQQQQVSMPGLKKGSSTYLRPKKLGL from the exons ATGGAG AAAAATGGAGTTGTTGACATTGACAAGACCACGGAGACCATGGAACCGGAGAAGTCCACTGGTGGTGGACTTTATGTTCCCGGCAAGGACAGAGTGGTGTACGTGCCTCAAGAAAGAAAATCTCGTTTAG GACTAGATGCCCTTGCGATTGCAAAACGTGAAGGATCTCAAAATGATGGAGTGTTCAAGGTCCCGAAACCAAGGACCATTTCTATTGCAGCATCTGCAGAAGATGTAGATAAGTCTGAGTCTGCTGTCATTGAGGATGAAAGCGGGCTTGGTGGAACTGCTAGTAAAGACAGACGAGCTAATACGAGATACCGGAAATCAACCAATGAATCATCACAAGCag AAAGTTCTGTGACTGAAGATCATGATGCTGATTCACATGGGACTCGTTCAAAGGAGCATCGGGGTTCAGAT GTCCCTGCTTCACCTTCTGGATATGAAAGGGAGAATTATAGGAATGAGAGGAGGCATCACAGAGATGAGTCAAGAAGTGGTAGCAGAAGAGTGCAACATGTAGACAATTTTGAAAGTAAGGAGCCTTATTTTGAGAGGGATTCACGTAGTAGGTATGGCCATGAATACAACAGGAATAGGGAGCGTTATTCTGAGAGGGATTCACGTAGTAGATATGACCATGAGCGCGGTAGAAGTAAGGAGCCTTATTCAGAAAGGGATTCCTGTAGTAGGTATGACCATGAATATGGTAGAAAGCGAAGCAGATATGAGGGTTCCAGGAGAACACCTG GCAGGTCTGACTGGGATGATGGGCAATGGGAATGGGAAGATACTCCTCGAAGGGACAGTGTCTCTAGTTCTAGACATCATCAACCTTCACCATCCCCTATGTTTCTTGGTGCCTCACCTGATGCACGATTGGCTTCTCCATGGTCAGGAGGCAATActccttattcttcttctccatggGACCATGTGTCTCCATCTCCTGTTCCAATACGTGCTTCTGGATCTTCAGTCAAATCTTCTACTTCTAGACATAGTGGAAGGTCCCATCAACTTACTTTTTCTTCAGGAACTTCAAGTTCGTATGAG GATGAAGTGACTGATAAGTCCGAGTTTGGCGAAGAACACAAATATGAGATTACTGAAAGCATGCGTGCAGAGATGGAATATGATGCTGACCGGGCATG GTATGATAGAGAGGAAGGTAGCACAATGTTCGATGGAGGAGATAACTCATCACTTTTTCTTGGAGACGAGGCTACCTTTCAAAAAAAAGAGGCTGAGCTTGCCAAAAGACtg ACTAGAAGAGATGGGACCAAGATGTCCCTTGCTCAGAGCAAGAAGTTGTCTCAGCTCACAGCTGATAATGCTCAATGGGAGGACAGACAACTCCTGAGATCAGGAGCCGTTAGAGGTACAGAGGTTCAGACTGAGTTTGATGATGAGGAAGAACGCAAAGTTATTCTTCTGGTGCATG ATACAAAACCTCCATTCCTTGATGGCAGAGTTGTTTTTACTAAGCAGGCAGAGCCAATTATGCCAATAAAGGATCCAACATCTGACATGGCTATAATTTCTCGTAAAGGATCTACTCTGGTCAGAGAAATACGTGAGAAACAGAGTTCAAATAAGTCTCGCCAACGTTTTTGGGAGCTTGCAGGCTCAAAACTTGGCGATATCTTAGGTGTTGAAAAGACAGCAGAACAG ATTGATGCAGACACTGCTACAGTGGGTGAACAGGGTGAAATAGATTTTAAGGAAGAAGCTAAGTTTTCACAGCATTTGAAAAAGGAAGAGGCTGTGAGTGATTTTGCCAAGTCAAAGAGTATTGCAGAGCAAAGGCAATATCTGCCCATTTTTTCAGTGCGAGATGACCTATTACAG GTAATTCGAGAAAATCAGATCGTCGTAGTGGTTGGAGAAACTGGCTCAGGAAAGACAACCCAATTGACACAG TATCTGCATGAGGATGGCTACACTATAAAAGGTATAGTAGGTTGCACCCAACCCAGGCGTGTGGCAGCTATGAGTGTGGCCAAGAGAGTCAGTGAGGAGATGGAGACAGAGCTGGGTGAGAAGGTTGGCTATGCTATACGGTTTGAGGATGTGACTGGGCCAAATACCATTATAAAG TACATGACAGATGGGGTTCTTCTACGAGAAACactcaaagactctgatctaGACAAGTATCG GGTTATTGTCATGGATGAAGCCCACGAAAGATCATTAAACACGGATGTTCTTTTTGGAATATTGAAGAAAGTTGTTGCTCGACGTCGTGATTTTAAGTTGATCGTCACATCAGCAACTCTGAATGCACAGAAATTTTCACATTTCTTCGGAAG TGTGCCAATTTATCATATTCCTGGGAGAACATTTCCTGTGACTACATTATGGAGTAAAACTCCAGTTGAAGATTATGTTGAAGGTGCAGTGAAGCAGGCCATGACAATTCACATTACTAGTCCTCCAGGTGACATTCTTATCTTCATGACTGGCCAAGATGAGATTGAGGCAGCTTGCTACGCCCTTGCAGAAAGAATGGAGCAGATGGTCTCTTCTTCAAAGAAAGCAGTCCCTAAACTCTTGATTCTACCTATATAC GGCTAAGATATTCCAGAGAGCTGAAGATGGAGCCCGAAAATGCATCGTTGCCACTAACATCGCTGAGACATCATTGACTGTAGACGGTATCTTCTATGTCATAGACACAGGTTATGGTAAAATGAAGGTGTATAACCCAAGGATGGGTATGGATGCTCTTCAAGTCTTCCCCGTCAGCCGTGCTGCTGCTGATCAGCGTGCTGGTCGAGCTGGTAGAACTGGGCCTGGTACATGTTATCGACTGTACACAGAGAGTGCTTACCTAAATGAAATGTTGCCCAGTCCTGTCCCCGAGATTCAAAGGACCAACCTCGGCAATGTGGTCTTGTTGCTGAAATCTCTTAAAGTTGATAATTTACTTGATTTTGATTTCATGGACCCACCTCCGCAAGATAATATTCTCAATTCTATGTACCAGTTGTGGGTATTGGGTGCCCTTAACAATGTGGGTGCCTTAACAGATCTTGGCTGGAAAATGGTTGAGTTTCCACTGGACCCTCCACTTGCCAAGATGCTTTTGATGGGTGAACAGCTAGGGTGCCTTGAGGAGGTTCTGACAATTGTTTCCATGCTTTCAGTACCGTCAGTTTTCTTTAGACCCAAGGACCGAGCAGAGGAGAGTGATGCTGCACGCGAAAGATTTTTTGTGCCAGAATCTGATCACTTAACCCTGTACAATGTCTATCAGCAATGGAAACAGCATGATTACAGAGGTGACTGGTGTAATGATCATTTTTTGCATGTTAAAGGTCTAAGAAAAGCCAGAGAGGTGAGATCCCAGCTGCTTGATATTCTCAAGACACTGAAGATCTCTCTAACCACCTGTTGGCCTGATACAGACATAGTCAGAAAAGCAATTTGCTCAGCATACTTCCACAATGCAGCAAGATTAAAGGGTGTTGGAGAGTATGTCAACTGCCGGACTGGGATGCCATGTCATCTACACCCCAGTAGCGCACTCTATGGCATGGGTGCAACTCCGGAGTATGTGGTTTATCATGAGTTAATCCTAACCACGAAGGAGTATATGCAATGTGCTACAGCCGTGGAGCCCCAGTGGTTGGCTGAGCTTGGACCCATGTTTTTCTCTGTTAAGGAGTCTGATACATCATTGCTGGAGCATAAGAAGAAACAGAAACAAGAGAAGACGGCCATGGAGGAGGAGATGGAGAATTTGAAGAAGATGCAAGCAGAGATTGAGAGAAAACAGAAGCAGGAGGAGAAAGAAAAGTTGGCTAAGCAGCAACAGCAAGTCTCCATGCCAGGTTTGAAAAAGGGCTCTTCCACATATTTGAGGCCAAAGAAACTTGGTTTGTAA